One region of Wyeomyia smithii strain HCP4-BCI-WySm-NY-G18 chromosome 3, ASM2978416v1, whole genome shotgun sequence genomic DNA includes:
- the LOC129730768 gene encoding uncharacterized protein LOC129730768, whose protein sequence is MESFGMMRNRSSTYLRRIGTSKGRWLNALWMIDSSTISANIGDKGEPIAVPYVWQQEVVHPSAITLPPPAPPPTTAPQPTAPPPSSQQPHQASNAPSTANNLQDMVTLASTTSITPSINIAYRSLLYIPKLSDRLIKLFKKDYPHICIGTKLNKTVNSFHSQVKDPTNKNENSNIIYKIPCSGCNSSYIGMTSNKLKTRLYGHASNVNKLNQILNADTQTNYQLSELREKTALIEHCIDTEHRFDLENTCIIDRSKHTASLPFLEMCHIYCTPHIVNRRIDVDNLNTAYAGILHKLKSLNEDGITVN, encoded by the exons ATGGAATCTTTTGGGATGATGAGAAACAGATCGTCTACATATTTGCGTAGAATAGGGACTTCAAAGGGAAGGTGGCTTAATGCATTATGGATGATTGATTCGAGTACTATATCGGCTAATATTGGGGACAAAGGAGAGCCCATAGCTGTTCCGTATGTCTG GCAACAAGAAGTTGTCCATCCTTCAGCTATCACACTGCCACCACCAGCACCTCCACCCACAACAGCTCCACAGCCAACAGCCCCACCGCCGTCCTCTCAGCAACCACATCAAGCCAGCAATGCACCATCCACGGCAAACAACCTTCAGGATATGGTCACCTTAGCAAGCACAACCAGCATAACACCCAGCATAAACATTGCTTACAGATCTCTCCTTTACATCCCCAAACTGAGTGATCGTCTCATTAAACTGTTCAAAAAGGATTATCCGCACATCTGCATCGGcacaaaattgaacaaaactgtGAACAGCTTCCACAGTCAAGTTAAGGATCCtacaaataaaaacgaaaacagCAACATTATTTATAAAATTCCGTGCAGCGGCTGTAACAGCAGCTACATTGGAATGActtcaaacaaattaaaaaccagACTCTACGGACATGCATCGAACGTAAACAAACTCAACCAGATACTAAATGCGGACACACAGACAAACTACCAGTTATCCGAGCTAAGAGAGAAAACCGCTCTCATTGAGCATTGCATCGACACAGAACACAGATTCGACTTAGAGAATACATGCATAATAGATAGATCGAAACACACAGCTTCACTGCCATTTTTAGAAATGTGTCACATCTACTGTACACCACACATAGTGAACCGCCGTATTGATGTGGACAACCTCAACACAGCATACGCGGGGATCTTACACAAACTTAAAAGCCTAAATGAAGATGGTATAACAGTTAACTGA
- the LOC129729454 gene encoding uncharacterized protein LOC129729454 has product MNNFAVFLAFALATVAVAEPPSGYNYNRPSSGGGGGGYSGGGGYSGGGGYSGGGGGGYSGGGGYSGGGSGGYSSGGSSGYVSSFSSAGSFSSGGGYSGGGGGSLQKVSIGGQTSEGLNVDQQLLNEIRQILLREESHSSGGSGGFGGGAPSGSYGPPSGSYGPPSSTYSRVVGIDLEGVKQAIQVAQYLQTSSASGPSGSYGAPSAPSGSYGAPSRPSGSYGAPF; this is encoded by the exons ATGAACAACTTTGCCGTG tttttggcCTTTGCCTTGGCCACTGTCGCTGTTGCGGAGCCACCATCTGGTTACAACTATAACCGGCCATCTTCCGGAGGCGGTGGCGGTGGATACTCCGGAGGTGGTGGTTATTCCGGAGGTGGTGGCTACTCCGGTGGCGGTGGAGGCGGCTACTCCGGAGGTGGCGGTTACTCTGGTGGCGGCTCTGGAGGTTACTCTAGCGGAGGATCTTCCGGCTACGTGAGCAGCTTCAGCAGTGCCGGAAGCTTCTCCAGCGGTGGTGGCTacagtggtggtggtggtggcagTCTGCAAAAAGTTTCAATCGGTGGTCAAACATCTGAAGGACTGAATGTTGATCAGCAGCTGTTGAACGAAATTCGGCAGATTTTGCTCCGTGAAGAAAGTCATAGCTCTGGAGGTTCGGGAGGATTTGGAGGAGGTGCTCCAAGCGGATCATACGGCCCACCCAGCGGATCCTACGGACCTCCATCTTCGACTTATTCCCGTGTCGTTGGAATCGATCTCGAGGGAGTGAAACAAGCCATTCAGGTTGCACAGTATCTGCAGACTTCGTCCGCGTCTGGTCCGTCTGGATCCTATGGTGCTCCATCCGCCCCATCCGGGTCGTATGGTGCTCCTTCTCGTCCATCCGGCAGCTATGGGGCTCCATTCTAA